The sequence TCAGCGCATCCACCTGCTGCTGCTCGATCTGCTCGATCAGCCAGTTCAGAAAAGCCTGGTGCTCGGCGGCGCGGCTTTTGGTGAAAAAGTACTGGCCAAGGTGCCAGTCAGAGGTGTGGATCAGGCGCATGACACTCCCGGATGCAAAGGTAATGGCGATGATTATAAAGGCCGCGGCGGCGGCTGTCCCGGCGCAATGATGATGACAACCGGATGATTTTTCTTTGCGCCGGGAAATAATCGCTATGCTTACTGCCTATAACAGCCGCTTTTTTTCATAAAAGTGTCACAAAACTGACGCATAATGGCGCCCGCAAAGTCGCTAACACATTGGCAGGATTGACGATGGCAAGACGCATACTGGTGGTGGAAGACGAAGCGCCGATCCGTGAGATGGTGTGCTTTGTGTTGGAACAGAATGGTTACCAACCGTTGGAAGCCGAGGATTATGACAGCGCCGTGACGCGCCTGTCTGAGCCGTTCCCTGATTTGGTGTTGCTCGACTGGATGTTGCCCGGCGGTTCCGGCATTCAGTTTATCAAACATATGAAGCGCGAAGCGCTGACCCGCGATATCCCGGTGATGATGCTGACCGCGCGCGGCGAAGAGGAAGACCGGGTGCGCGGTCTGGAAGTGGGGGCGGATGATTACATCACCAAGCCGTTCTCGCCCAAGGAACTGGTGGCGCGCATCAAAGCGGTCATGCGCCGCATTTCACCGATGGCGGTGGAAGAGGTGATTGAAATGCAAGGGCTGAGCCTGGATCCGTCCTCCCACCGCGTGATGGCGAACGATCAGGCGCTGGACATGGGGCCGACCGAGTTCAAGCTGCTGCACTTCTTTATGACCCACCCGGAGCGGGTTTATAGCCGTGAGCAGTTGCTTAATCACGTCTGGGGCACTAACGTTTATGTGGAAGACCGTACCGTTGACGTGCATATCCGTCGGCTCCGCAAGGCGTTAGAAACCAGTGGGCATGATAAAATGGTTCAAACCGTTCGGGGCACCGGCTACCGGTTCTCAACGCGCTATTGATCGCGCTGCGCTGGAGAATATGCCGTGTTAGAACGTCTGTCGTGGAAGAGGCTGGCTCTGGAGCTGGCTCTTTTCTGTCTGCCCGCCTTACTGCTGGGGCTGATTTTCGGTTATCTGCCCTGGTTCCTGCTGGCCTCCGCTCTGGCGGCGCTGGTGTGGAATTTCTACAACCAGCTCAAACTCTCCCATTGGCTGTGGATCGACCGCAGTATGACACCGCCGCCCGGCCGCTGGAGCTGGGAGCCGCTGTTCTATGGCCTGTATCAGATGCAGCAGCGCAATCGCCGCCGCCGGCGCGAGCTGGCGTTGCTGATCAAGCGCTTTCGCAGCGGGGCCGAATCGCTGCCTGATGCGGTGGTGATGACCACCGTTGAAGGCAACATCTTCTGGTGCAATGGGCTGGCGCAGCATCTGCTCGGCTTTCGCTGGCCGGAAGACAACGGCCAGCACATCCTCAACCTGCTGCGTTATCCGGAATTCAGCCACTATCTGCAACAGCAGGAGTTCTCACGCCCGCTGACGCTGCAGCTGAACAACGAACACTACGTCGAATTCCGCGTGATGCCCTATTCCGAAGGGCAGTTGCTGATGGTGGCGCGCGACGTCACCCAGATGCGCCAGCTGGAGGGGGCGCGGCGCAACTTCTTCGCCAACGTCAGCCATGAGCTGCGCACGCCGCTGACGGTGCTGCAGGGCTATCTGGAGATGATGGGCGACGAAGAGCAGGACGGTTCGCTGCGCAGCAAGGCGCTCGGCACCATGCAGGAGCAGACCCGCCGGATGGACGGGCTGGTCAAGCAGCTGCTGACGCTGTCGCGCATCGAGGCGGCGCCCAATGTCGACATGAACGAGCGGGTGGATATCCCGCTGATGCTGCGGGTGTTGCAGCGCGAGGCGCAGTCGCTGAGCGGCGGCAATCACGAGATCACTTTCCGGGTGAACGAACAGCTCAACGTGTTCGGCAATGAAGACCAGTTGCGCAGCGCGGTGTCTAACCTGGTGTACAACGCGGTCAACCACACGCCGAAGGGCACCCATATCGAAGTGAGCTGGCAGCAGACGGCGCACGGCGCGCAGTTCCAGGTCAGCGACAACGGGCCGGGCATCGCCGCCGAACACCTGCCGCGCCTGACCGAGCGTTTTTACCGCGTCGACAAGGCCCGTTCGCGCCAGACCGGCGGCAGCGGGCTGGGGCTGGCGATCGTTAAACATGCGCTCAGCCATCACGACGCGCGGCTGGAGATCCTCAGCGAGCCGGGGATCGGCACCCGCTTTATCTTTACCTTACCCAACCGGTTGATTGTTCCCGCCGCTTTATCAGAGAATGCGGTGAAAAATTAACGCGAGACACCGGTATGACCCGAATAACCCGAGGGCTGTTGCTTTGCCTGGCGCTGCTGGCCGGACGCGGCGCGCTGGCGCAGCCCGACGGCATGCTGGCGGGCAACCTGTCCAGCGTCGGTTCCGATACTTTGGCGAATCTGATGGCGCTGTGGGCGCAGGATTTCAGCCGGCATTATCCCAACGTTAACCTGCAGATCCAGGCCGCCGGCTCGTCGACCGCGCCGACCGCGTTGGCGGCGGGCGCTGCGCAGCTGGGCCCGATGAGCCGGCCGATGAAGGCGGCCGAGGTTTCGGCGTTCGAACACCGTTACGGCTATGCGCCGCTGGCGGTGCCGGTGGCGGTGGATGCGCTGGTGGTGTTGGTGCATCAGGACAACCCGCTGCGCGGCCTCAATCTGCAGCAGCTCGATCGCATTTTCTCCGCCACCCGGCGCTGCGGTGAAAGCAAGCCGCTGACGCGTTGGGGCGAGCTGGGGCTGAGCGGCGACTGGGCGACGCGCTCGCTGCAGCGCTTCGGCCGCAACTCGGCGTCCGGCACCTACGGCTATTTCAAACTGCGCGCGCTGTGCGGCGGCGATTTTATGCCGCGCGTCAATGAGCTGCCCGGTTCGGCCTCGGTGGTGCAGGCGGTGGCCGGTTCGCTCAACGGCATCGGCTACGCCAGCATCGGTTTTCGCGCCAGCGGCGTGCGGCTGCTGCCGTTGGCGGAATCGGGAGAGGACTATGTCGCGCCTACCGCCGCCAACGTGCGCAACGATCGCTACCCGCTGTCGCGCTATCTCTATATCTACATCAACAAAGCCCCCAATCAACCGCTGGAGCCGCTGACCGCCGCGTTCCTCGATCGCGTGCTGTCGAACGCAGGGCAGAGCCTGGTCAATCACGACGGCTATCTGCCGCTGCCGCCGGGCGCCCTGCAGAGGACCCGCCAGGCGCTCGGGCTGCAGCCGCTCGCGGCGGCCACGGTGCAATAAGCGACAAAAAGCGGCGTAATTTTCGCCTTTTTTAACGGCCAAACGGAGCTTATACCACGCGAAAACCGGGCATTTATTGGCGTTTTCGCGCGGTAAAGTGGTATATGTTTCACGTTTCGTGAATCCATTGTTCAAAAATGATACAAATCATGTAGTGTATATTTATTGATAGCCAATATGATCGACTGGTGGCTAAAGTTTATATGGTTGATAGCTCTGCTTTTCGCCGTGCGTCTTGCCTTGAAGCGCTATAAACGTTTACCTTAGCCCTCGTTGTCGGATTAAACCTCCATTTTTATAACTCCTAAAATTTTGCCCATCTTCATGAGCGGCCACTTTCGAATAGGGACATAAACGCCGGATCGACTGCGTTTAGGATGCTTATTTGGCGCTGCGACGATCGGGCATGCCGGCAACCGGTGGGGCGTCACGCCACCACGCTATCGGACAATTTTTTTCATTTGAACAGGCAACACGACATCGTATGAGTCATCGTTTAACGTCAAAAGATATCCTGGCACTGGGCTTCATGACCTTTGCCTTATTCGTTGGGGCCGGGAACATCATCTTCCCGCCGATGGTCGGCTTGCAGTCCGGTGAACACGTCTGGATCGCGGCGCTGGGCTTCCTGATCACCGCCGTCGGTCTGCCGGTCATCACCGTTATCGCGCTGGCGCGCGTCGGCGGCGGCATCGACGCCCTCAGTTCGCCGATCGGCCGCGGCGCCGGCCTGCTGCTGGCGACCGTCTGCTACCTGGCCGTCGGCCCGCTGTTCGCCACGCCGCGCACCGCCACCGTGTCCTTTGAAGTGGGCATCGCCCCGCTGACCGGCGACGGCGCCATGCCGCTGTTCATCTATAGCCTGGTGTACTTCGCGCTGGTGATCGGCATCTCCCTGTATCCGGGCCGCCTGCTCGACACCGTCGGCCATGTGCTGGCGCCGCTGAAGATTGTGGCGTTAGGCGTACTGGGCATCGCCGCGCTGCTGTGGCCTGCCGGCGCGCCGATTCCGGCGACGGCGGCTTACCAGAGCGTGCCTTTCTCTTCCGGCTTCGTTAACGGCTACCTGACCATGGATACGCTGGGCGCGCTGGTATTCGGCATCGTTATCGTCAACGCGGCGCGCTCGCGCGGCGTGAAAGACGCCGGTCTGTTGACCCGCTACACCATTCTGGCCGGTTTGATCGCCGGCGTGGGCCTGACGCTGGTTTACCTGAGCCTGTTCAAGCTGGGCTCCGGCAGCGGCGCGCTGGTGCCGGACGCCACCAACGGCGCGGTGATCCTGCACGCTTACGTTCAGAACACCTTCGGCGGCCTGGGCAGCTTCTTCCTGGCGGCGCTGATCTTCATCGCCTGTATGGTGACCGCGGTAGGCCTGACCTGCGCCTGCGCCGAGTTCTTCGCGCAATACCTGCCGTTCTCGTACAAGACGCTGGTGTTTATTCTGGGCCTGTTCTCGATGGTGGTGTCCAACCTCGGCCTGAGCCACCTGATCCAGATCTCCATTCCGGTGCTGACCGCGATTTACCCGCCGTGCATCGTGCTGGTGGTGCTGAGCTTCACCCTGCGTTGGTGGCACAGCGCGCCGCGCATCATCGCGCCGGTGATGCTTGTCAGCCTGTTGTTTGGTATCCTTGACGCGGTGAAAGCCTCCAGTTTCCAGCAGCTGCTGCCGGCCTGGACCACTCACCTGCCGCTGGCGGAGCAGGGGTTGGCATGGTTGCCGCCTTCGCTGCTGATGCTGGTGCTGGTCGCGATTTATGATCGGGTGTGCACGCGTTCCCAAGTGACCGCGCACTGATAATCCCCCGGCTTAATCCAGGGCCACGGACATGTCCGTGGCTTTTTTACGTTTAAAACTATGGGTCATTTTCATGCAACAACAGTCACCCACCACTGCCCCCGACAATAAGCTGAAACGCGGCCTCAGTACGCGTCATATCCGCTTTATGGCGCTGGGATCGGCCATCGGCACCGGGTTGTTCTACGGCTCGGCGGACGCCATCAAAATGGCCGGCCCGAGCGTGCTGCTGGCTTACCTGATCGGCGGCATCGTGGCCTTTATCATCATGCGCGCCCTGGGGGAGATGTCGGTCAACAACCCGCAGGCCAGCTCGTTTTCCCGCTATGCGCAGGACTACCTCGGCCCGATGGCGGGTTACATCACCGGCTGGACCTACTGCTTTGAAATCCTGATCGTCGCCATCGCCGATGTGACCGCCTTCGGCATCTATATGGGGGTCTGGTTCCCGGAAGTGCCGCACTGGATCTGGGTGCTGAGCGTGGTGCTGATCATCGGCGCCATCAACCTGATGAGTGTCAAGGTGTTCGGCGAGCTGGAATTCTGGTTCTCGTTCTTCAAAGTCGCCACCATCATCATCATGATCGTGGCCGGCATCGGCATCATCATCTGGGGCATCGGCAACGGCGGGCAACCGACCGGCATTCATAACCTGTGGTCGAACGGCGGCTTCTTCAGCAACGGCTTTATCGGCATGATCCTGTCGCTGCAGCTGGTGATGTTCGCTTACGGCGGCATTGAAATCATCGGCATCACCGCCGGCGAAGCCAAAGATCCGAAAAAATCGATTCCGAAGGCCATCAACTCGGTGCCGTGGCGCATTCTGGTGTTCTACGTCGGCACGCTGTTCGTCATCATGTCTATCTACCCGTGGAACCAGGTGGGCACCAACGGCAGCCCGTTCGTGCTGACCTTCCAGCATATGGGCATCACCGTGGCGGCAGGTATCCTCAACTTCGTGGTGATTACCGCTTCGCTGTCGGCGATCAACAGCGATGTGTTCGGCGTCGGCCGCATGCTGCACGGCATGGCCGAGCAGGGCCATGCGCCGAAGATGTTCAGCAAGGTGTCGAAACGCGGCATTCCCTGGGTGACGGTGGTGGTGATGATGCTGGCGCTGCTGCTGGCGGTATACCTCAACTACATCATGCCGGAGAGCGTGTTCCTGGTGATCGCGTCCCTGGCGACCTTCGCCACCGTGTGGGTGTGGATCATGATCCTGTTCTCCCAAATCGCCTTCCGCCGCAGCCTGAGCAAAGAACAGGTGAAGCAGCTGGCGTTCCCGCTGCGCGGTGGGGTGTTCACCTCGGTGGTGGCGATCGTGTTCCTGGTGTTCATCATCGGCCTGATCGGCTACTTCCCGACCACGCGCGTCTCGCTGTACGCCGGCCTGGTCTGGGTGGTATTGCTGCTGGCGGGATACTGGTTCAAGATCAACCATCAGAAAAAACGCGCGCCGCTGGCGACGCAGCAAGACTAAATGGAAAAACACCGGCCAAGGCCGGTGTTTTTTTAGGAGCAGGCGTCAAGCGAAGTCCAGCTTGCGCAGTTTGGAAACGTCGATGGACTGCCTGGCCTGCCACAGATCGTAAGCATCCTGCATGCCCATCCAAACCTGTTCGGAACTGCCTATCACGATGGACAGGCGGATGGCCATTTCCGGCGAGATATCGGACTTTCCGCTAATCAGGCGTTGAACCGTGGAGGGCGCGACGTCCAGCGCTTTAGCCAGCGCGCGCGCGCTGAGATTCAGCGTTTCCATGGTTTCTTTGATCAACTCGCCAGGATGAGGGGGATTATGCATGCGGTTCATTAGTGATAGTCCTCATAATTCACGATATAAACATCACCCTCGACCAGCTCAAACGTGATACGCCAGTTGCCGGTTACGGACCATTGCCCGCTGCGAGCGCCCGTTAGCGGGTGCAAGAAGAAGCCAGGCAGATCTACGTCATCAATCACTTTCGCCAGATCCAGCACGCTCAGCCGCAGCGCGATTTTCTTCGCCTGCTTGGCGTCGATACCCGCCGTTGAACCGGTTTCGAAAAACTTTTTGAGTCCCTTATGCTTGAAGCTTCTTATCATCCTGACGGCTCCATGAGTGTTGCGCTATACGCATCATAGCCAGGTGTTGCGTATGGCGCAACAAGATGGGGCGTTTTTTAACCTATTATGCCGGGCGTTTGTCTTCCGCTTCATCCTCCCCGGCGACGCGCGCTTCGATACGCATGTCGCCGCCGTTAAGGCGTTCCTCCTCTTCCTCGCCGGCGCAGCGCGCCAGCACCTCGCGAATGTCTTGCATATTGCTGCTCAGGGCGCTCAGCGAAGGTTGCAGGTTGCGGGGCATGCGGCTTTCGTCCAGCGAAGCGCTGTGCAGGCAGCCGATAAACAGCAGGGTGGCCATCAAGGTAAACAGCCGGTGACGTAAGCGTTTCAGCAAGGGCTTTCCCTCTCGGTGGTGAAGATGATGGCGCATTAACGCCGTTTTCACCGGGGAAAAGAAGGGGATGGAGATATCTGCTGGCAATTGAAAGAACATCATTACCAGCAGACACAGTTACGTCAGCCGATGTCAGGAAGCGTTGGCGTTTTGTAGCAGCATGCCGCGCAGGTCATTACCGGTTGGCGTTTGATGCACGCGCAGGCCGAACTCGTCGATCACCGCCAGGATATGGTCGAAAATATCCGCCTGAATGCTTTCATACTCCGCCCAGACCGTGGTGTTGGTGAAGGCGTAGATTTCCAGCGGCAGGCCTTCCGGCGTCGGCGCCAGCTGGCGCACCATCAGCGTCATGTTCTGGTGAATGCGCGGGTGAGCGCGCAGGTAGGCTTCCAGATAGGCGCGCAGCGTGCCGAGGTTGGTCAGGCGGCGGCCGTTGAGCGGCGAGGCCAGATCGATGGCAATCTCCTGATTGTGCCGGCTCAGCTCCTGGGTTTTATCGTTCAGGTAGCTGTGCAGCAGCGGGTTGCGCTGCAGGCGGCGCTGTTCCTCTTCCGACAGGAAGTGCACGCTGCCGGTGTCGATATTCAGGCTGCGCTTGATGCGGCGCCCGCCGGATTCCGACATCGAACGCCAGTTTTTGAACGAGTCGGAGATCAGCGCGTAGGTGGGAATGGTGGTGACGGTGTTGTCCCAGTTACGCACTTTGACCGTGGTCAGGCCGATGTCGGTGACCGCGCCGTCGGCGCCGTATTTCGGCATTTCCAGCCAGTCGCCGATCTTCAGCATATCGTTGGCGGAGAGCTGGATGCCGGCCACCAGGCCGAGGATCGGATCCTTGAACACCAACATCAGGACCGCGGTCATGGCGCCCAGGCCGCTGAGCAGCAGCAGCGGCGATTTGCCCATCAGCAGCGAGACGATCATGATGCCGATCAGGATC comes from Serratia sarumanii and encodes:
- a CDS encoding type II toxin-antitoxin system RelE/ParE family toxin encodes the protein MIRSFKHKGLKKFFETGSTAGIDAKQAKKIALRLSVLDLAKVIDDVDLPGFFLHPLTGARSGQWSVTGNWRITFELVEGDVYIVNYEDYH
- a CDS encoding HigA family addiction module antitoxin — protein: MNRMHNPPHPGELIKETMETLNLSARALAKALDVAPSTVQRLISGKSDISPEMAIRLSIVIGSSEQVWMGMQDAYDLWQARQSIDVSKLRKLDFA
- the phoB gene encoding phosphate response regulator transcription factor PhoB, which codes for MARRILVVEDEAPIREMVCFVLEQNGYQPLEAEDYDSAVTRLSEPFPDLVLLDWMLPGGSGIQFIKHMKREALTRDIPVMMLTARGEEEDRVRGLEVGADDYITKPFSPKELVARIKAVMRRISPMAVEEVIEMQGLSLDPSSHRVMANDQALDMGPTEFKLLHFFMTHPERVYSREQLLNHVWGTNVYVEDRTVDVHIRRLRKALETSGHDKMVQTVRGTGYRFSTRY
- a CDS encoding PstS family phosphate ABC transporter substrate-binding protein; amino-acid sequence: MTRITRGLLLCLALLAGRGALAQPDGMLAGNLSSVGSDTLANLMALWAQDFSRHYPNVNLQIQAAGSSTAPTALAAGAAQLGPMSRPMKAAEVSAFEHRYGYAPLAVPVAVDALVVLVHQDNPLRGLNLQQLDRIFSATRRCGESKPLTRWGELGLSGDWATRSLQRFGRNSASGTYGYFKLRALCGGDFMPRVNELPGSASVVQAVAGSLNGIGYASIGFRASGVRLLPLAESGEDYVAPTAANVRNDRYPLSRYLYIYINKAPNQPLEPLTAAFLDRVLSNAGQSLVNHDGYLPLPPGALQRTRQALGLQPLAAATVQ
- a CDS encoding mechanosensitive ion channel family protein yields the protein MQQQITRWLEQFGFEFGGVMSLLMVLGLIVLISVAIHLVLHRVVLAALQRRGQQSQRVWQQAITQYKLFQRVALLLQGVIISIQATLWLQSGSQTQAVIVTAAQVWILAFTLLSLFSLLDTLLALLRQSPISNQLPLRGIFQGLKLVAAILIGIMIVSLLMGKSPLLLLSGLGAMTAVLMLVFKDPILGLVAGIQLSANDMLKIGDWLEMPKYGADGAVTDIGLTTVKVRNWDNTVTTIPTYALISDSFKNWRSMSESGGRRIKRSLNIDTGSVHFLSEEEQRRLQRNPLLHSYLNDKTQELSRHNQEIAIDLASPLNGRRLTNLGTLRAYLEAYLRAHPRIHQNMTLMVRQLAPTPEGLPLEIYAFTNTTVWAEYESIQADIFDHILAVIDEFGLRVHQTPTGNDLRGMLLQNANAS
- the phoR gene encoding phosphate regulon sensor histidine kinase PhoR, with amino-acid sequence MLERLSWKRLALELALFCLPALLLGLIFGYLPWFLLASALAALVWNFYNQLKLSHWLWIDRSMTPPPGRWSWEPLFYGLYQMQQRNRRRRRELALLIKRFRSGAESLPDAVVMTTVEGNIFWCNGLAQHLLGFRWPEDNGQHILNLLRYPEFSHYLQQQEFSRPLTLQLNNEHYVEFRVMPYSEGQLLMVARDVTQMRQLEGARRNFFANVSHELRTPLTVLQGYLEMMGDEEQDGSLRSKALGTMQEQTRRMDGLVKQLLTLSRIEAAPNVDMNERVDIPLMLRVLQREAQSLSGGNHEITFRVNEQLNVFGNEDQLRSAVSNLVYNAVNHTPKGTHIEVSWQQTAHGAQFQVSDNGPGIAAEHLPRLTERFYRVDKARSRQTGGSGLGLAIVKHALSHHDARLEILSEPGIGTRFIFTLPNRLIVPAALSENAVKN
- the proY gene encoding proline-specific permease ProY, with the translated sequence MQQQSPTTAPDNKLKRGLSTRHIRFMALGSAIGTGLFYGSADAIKMAGPSVLLAYLIGGIVAFIIMRALGEMSVNNPQASSFSRYAQDYLGPMAGYITGWTYCFEILIVAIADVTAFGIYMGVWFPEVPHWIWVLSVVLIIGAINLMSVKVFGELEFWFSFFKVATIIIMIVAGIGIIIWGIGNGGQPTGIHNLWSNGGFFSNGFIGMILSLQLVMFAYGGIEIIGITAGEAKDPKKSIPKAINSVPWRILVFYVGTLFVIMSIYPWNQVGTNGSPFVLTFQHMGITVAAGILNFVVITASLSAINSDVFGVGRMLHGMAEQGHAPKMFSKVSKRGIPWVTVVVMMLALLLAVYLNYIMPESVFLVIASLATFATVWVWIMILFSQIAFRRSLSKEQVKQLAFPLRGGVFTSVVAIVFLVFIIGLIGYFPTTRVSLYAGLVWVVLLLAGYWFKINHQKKRAPLATQQD
- the brnQ gene encoding branched-chain amino acid transport system II carrier protein, whose amino-acid sequence is MSHRLTSKDILALGFMTFALFVGAGNIIFPPMVGLQSGEHVWIAALGFLITAVGLPVITVIALARVGGGIDALSSPIGRGAGLLLATVCYLAVGPLFATPRTATVSFEVGIAPLTGDGAMPLFIYSLVYFALVIGISLYPGRLLDTVGHVLAPLKIVALGVLGIAALLWPAGAPIPATAAYQSVPFSSGFVNGYLTMDTLGALVFGIVIVNAARSRGVKDAGLLTRYTILAGLIAGVGLTLVYLSLFKLGSGSGALVPDATNGAVILHAYVQNTFGGLGSFFLAALIFIACMVTAVGLTCACAEFFAQYLPFSYKTLVFILGLFSMVVSNLGLSHLIQISIPVLTAIYPPCIVLVVLSFTLRWWHSAPRIIAPVMLVSLLFGILDAVKASSFQQLLPAWTTHLPLAEQGLAWLPPSLLMLVLVAIYDRVCTRSQVTAH